The following coding sequences lie in one Arabidopsis thaliana chromosome 3, partial sequence genomic window:
- a CDS encoding Protein kinase superfamily protein (Protein kinase superfamily protein; FUNCTIONS IN: protein kinase activity, kinase activity, ATP binding; INVOLVED IN: protein amino acid phosphorylation; LOCATED IN: cellular_component unknown; CONTAINS InterPro DOMAIN/s: Protein kinase, catalytic domain (InterPro:IPR000719), Serine/threonine-protein kinase-like domain (InterPro:IPR017442), Protein kinase-like domain (InterPro:IPR011009); BEST Arabidopsis thaliana protein match is: Protein kinase superfamily protein (TAIR:AT3G57730.1); Has 54825 Blast hits to 54362 proteins in 2398 species: Archae - 40; Bacteria - 6527; Metazoa - 13539; Fungi - 2973; Plants - 25185; Viruses - 100; Other Eukaryotes - 6461 (source: NCBI BLink).), with amino-acid sequence MKSMVKKLKQSLRSGSLEKRKEKEKDIQEEKWFLDNGSIFLKELIADCNGKSIPIRNFSSDQILKATSNFGSSCFVTAEGFYVWYKGIIEDRSYMIKRFSEYKVTQYRVAEVYNEIVLSARMSNHNNFLKLIGFCLEFSLPVLVFEYAEHGVLNHRGGVIVNGEEVILPLSLRLKIGKEIANAVTYLHMAFPKILIHRHIKPRNVFLDENWTPKLSDFSISINLPEGKSRIEVECVQGTIGYLDPVYYTTKMVTEYTDVYSFGVFLMVILTGKPALASTSSDGDYKHIASYVKGFHENGQLDGVIDPKVMEDITSAQKVHVEACVVLALRCCELRDENRPKMIQIAKELKQIETLFRRS; translated from the coding sequence atgaaatcGATGGTGAAGAAGTTGAAGCAGAGTCTGAGATCTGGATCGTTAGAGAAAAggaaggaaaaggaaaaagacatTCAGGAAGAAAAGTGGTTCTTAGACAACGGAAGCATCTTCTTGAAAGAACTTATTGCTGATTGTAACGGTAAATCCATTCCTATACGTAACTTTTCTTCTGACCAGATCTTGAAAGCTACAAGTAACTTCGGTTCCAGTTGTTTTGTAACCGCAGAGGGGTTTTATGTATGGTACAAAGGTATCATAGAAGATAGATCTTACATGATCAAGAGATTCTCTGAGTATAAAGTTACTCAATACAGAGTAGCAGAGGTTTACAACGAAATTGTCTTGTCTGCTCGGATGAGCAACCACAACAACTTTCTTAAACTTATAGGATTCTGTCTTGAGTTTAGTCTTCCGGTTCTTGTGTTTGAATATGCAGAACATGGAGTTTTGAATCACAGAGGAGGTGTTATAGTCAATGGGGAGGAAGTTATATTGCCTTTGAGTTTAAGGTTGAAGATTGGAAAGGAGATTGCAAATGCTGTGACTTATCTTCACATGGCATTCCCCAAGATCCTCATACATAGACACATTAAGCCAAGGAATGTTTTCTTGGACGAGAATTGGACCCCAAAGTTGTCTGATTTCTCTATCTCTATAAACCTCCCTGAGGGAAAATCAAGAATAGAAGTTGAATGTGTTCAGGGAACAATCGGGTACCTTGATCCAGTATATTATACCACGAAAATGGTGACGGAATATACCGACGTGTACAGCTTTGGAGTCTTCTTGATGGTTATTCTCACTGGTAAACCAGCACTTGCATCCACTAGCTCTGATGGGGACTACAAACATATTGCTAGCTACGTGAAAGGCTTTCATGAGAATGGGCAGCTTGATGGAGTAATAGATCCTAAGGTGATGGAAGACATTACAAGTGCTCAAAAAGTGCATGTGGAAGCGTGTGTGGTGTTGGCGCTGAGATGCTGCGAGCTGAGAGATGAAAACAGACCAAAGATGATCCAAATAGCTAAAGAACTCAAGCAGATTGAGACATTATTTCGGAGATCATAG
- a CDS encoding Protein kinase superfamily protein (Protein kinase superfamily protein; FUNCTIONS IN: protein kinase activity, kinase activity, ATP binding; INVOLVED IN: protein amino acid phosphorylation; LOCATED IN: cellular_component unknown; CONTAINS InterPro DOMAIN/s: Protein kinase, catalytic domain (InterPro:IPR000719), Serine/threonine-protein kinase-like domain (InterPro:IPR017442), Protein kinase-like domain (InterPro:IPR011009); BEST Arabidopsis thaliana protein match is: Protein kinase superfamily protein (TAIR:AT3G57720.1); Has 39488 Blast hits to 39121 proteins in 1978 species: Archae - 20; Bacteria - 4633; Metazoa - 6893; Fungi - 1274; Plants - 22884; Viruses - 86; Other Eukaryotes - 3698 (source: NCBI BLink).) — protein sequence MESMVKKLKQNLRTGSWKKKEKSMKKERWFLENGSIFLKELIVDCNGKSIPIRSFTSSQIRKATKNFDLSCFVAEEGFYIWYKGVIEDRSYMIKRFSEYKVTDYRVSEVYKDIVLSARMSNHNNFLKLLGCCLEFPFPVLVFEFAEHGVLNYRGGITVNGEESLLPLSLRLKIGKEIANALAYLHMAFPKIIIYRDVKPLHVFLDNNWTAKLSDLSFSISLEEGKSQIEAEDVLGTYGYLDPLYFATRIVTEYTDVYSFGVFLMVVITGISVYFTGSDGYPVGILGYMKGLAENGKLNEIVYPMIMKEMTSAQRLQVEACVLLALRCCEERVEDRPKMIQVAKELKRIEHHVLRS from the coding sequence ATGGAATCGATGGTGAAGAAATTGAAGCAAAATCTGAGAACTGGGTCCtggaaaaagaaggaaaaaagcaTGAAGAAGGAAAGATGGTTCTTAGAGAATGGAAGTATCTTCTTAAAAGAGCTCATCGTTGATTGTAATGGTAAATCCATTCCTATACGTAGCTTTACTTCTTCCCAGATTCGTAAAGCCACCAAGAATTTCGATTTAAGCTGTTTTGTAGCTGAAGAAGGGTTCTACATATGGTACAAAGGTGTAATCGAAGATAGATCTTACATGATCAAGAGATTCTCTGAGTATAAAGTCACTGATTACAGAGTAAGTGAGGTTTATAAAGACATTGTCTTGTCTGCTCGTATGAGCAACCACAACAACTTTCTTAAACTACTAGGATGTTGTCTTGAGTTCCCTTTTCCTGTTCTTGTGTTTGAATTTGCTGAGCATGGAGTTTTGAATTACCGAGGAGGTATTACGGTTAACGGTGAAGAGTCTTTATTGCCTTTGAGTTTGAGGTTGAAGATTGGGAAGGAGATTGCAAATGCCTTGGCTTATCTTCACATGGCGTTTCCTAAGATCATCATATATAGAGATGTGAAGCCACTGCATGTTTTCTTGGACAATAATTGGACTGCAAAGTTGTCTGATTTATCTTTCTCAATATCGCTGGAAGAGGGAAAATCACAGATAGAAGCGGAAGACGTGCTGGGTACATATGGTTACCTTGATCCATTATACTTTGCAACTAGAATTGTGACAGAATATACGGATGTGTACAGCTTTGGAGTCTTTTTGATGGTTGTTATCACTGGTATATCGGTTTACTTCACCGGATCTGATGGGTATCCTGTAGGTATTCTTGGATATATGAAAGGCTTAGCTGAGAATGGGAAGCTCAATGAAATAGTATATCCTATGATAATGAAAGAGATGACAAGTGCTCAAAGATTGCAGGTGGAAGCATGCGTTTTACTTGCACTGAGATGCTGCGAGGAGAGGGTAGAAGACAGACCGAAGATGATTCAGGTAGCTAAAGAACTCAAGCGGATTGAACATCATGTTTTGAGATCCTAG
- a CDS encoding Protein kinase superfamily protein: protein MNDQKMSCWRKKSKKKNSEANQRQRWFQENGKVLLEDLIELCNGKSNPIKTFSAEEILQATDNFSESNLVIRFNFMYRGILQNRPVLIKRATWNYYKSDTLEKICRDIAVSSMVSGHKNFLKLLGCCLEFEHPVLVCEYAERIPFNTPNPEMLLPWRMRIKIAKEIAIAVSYLHTALSRTMIHTDIQPFNIFVDSNGTAKLSDFCLCIAIPEGETFVKVHADRVEGTLDYLEYNYAATGLITEYTDVFSFGVLLQNFFTRTYGVVDCCCSEDESLFEEFEDKQNVMNLRISDRISKFVEEGRIFDMLDPKMLESMGDDETEEHKIRRMKAVLMLSLRCTGHRGDVPKMMEVAKELKRIERWT from the coding sequence ATGAATGATCAGAAGATGAGTTGTTGGAGGAAGaagtcgaagaagaagaactcagAAGCAAATCAACGGCAAAGATGGTTCCAAGAGAACGGGAAGGTACTCTTAGAAGATCTCATCGAGCTTTGCAATGGCAAATCCAATCCAATCAAAACCTTCTCTGCTGAAGAAATCCTCCAAGCCACCGATAACTTCAGCGAGAGCAATCTCGTGATTCGGTTCAACTTTATGTACAGAGGTATACTCCAAAACCGTCCTGTTTTGATCAAAAGAGCCACATGGAACTACTACAAATCTGATACATTAGAAAAGATCTGTCGTGACATAGCGGTCTCATCAATGGTTAGTGGTCACAAGAATTTCCTCAAATTGTTAGGATGTTGTCTTGAGTTTGAGCATCCGGTCTTAGTTTGCGAGTATGCAGAACGTATACCATTCAATACTCCAAACCCGGAAATGTTGTTACCGTGGAGAATGCGAATAAAGATTGCCAAAGAGATTGCGATTGCGGTTTCTTACCTTCACACCGCGTTGTCAAGAACTATGATTCATACGGATATACAACCTTTTAACATTTTCGTGGATTCCAATGGGACAGCAAAGCTAAGTGacttttgtctttgtatcgCAATTCCAGAAGGAGAGACATTTGTTAAGGTTCATGCTGATAGAGTAGAAGGAACATTAGATTATCTAGAGTATAACTACGCGGCGACCGGATTGATCACCGAGTATACCGATGTTTTTAGCTTTGGAGTGTTGTTGCAAAACTTTTTCACAAGAACGTACGGAGTGGTTGATTGTTGTTGCAGTGAAGATGAGAGTCTATTTGAAGAGTTTgaagacaaacaaaatgtAATGAATCTAAGGATTTCAGATAGGATATCCAAATTTGTGGAAGAGGGAAGAATCTTTGACATGTTGGATCCAAAAATGTTGGAAAGTATGGGTGATGATGAAACCGAAGAACACAAGATACGACGAATGAAAGCAGTCCTTATGCTCTCACTCAGATGTACTGGTCATAGAGGTGATGTTCCAAAGATGATGGAAGTTGCCAAGGAACTAAAAAGGATTGAGAGATGGACATAG
- a CDS encoding Protein kinase superfamily protein (Protein kinase superfamily protein; FUNCTIONS IN: protein kinase activity, kinase activity, ATP binding; INVOLVED IN: protein amino acid phosphorylation; LOCATED IN: cellular_component unknown; CONTAINS InterPro DOMAIN/s: Protein kinase, catalytic domain (InterPro:IPR000719), Serine-threonine/tyrosine-protein kinase (InterPro:IPR001245), Protein kinase-like domain (InterPro:IPR011009); BEST Arabidopsis thaliana protein match is: Protein kinase superfamily protein (TAIR:AT3G57750.2); Has 31135 Blast hits to 30839 proteins in 1583 species: Archae - 4; Bacteria - 2835; Metazoa - 4267; Fungi - 840; Plants - 21255; Viruses - 28; Other Eukaryotes - 1906 (source: NCBI BLink).), giving the protein MSCWRKKSKKKNSEANQRQRWFQENGKVLLEDLIELCNGKSNPIKTFSAEEILQATDNFSESNLVIRFNFMYRGILQNRPVLIKRATWNYYKSDTLEKICRDIAVSSMVSGHKNFLKLLGCCLEFEHPVLVCEYAERIPFNTPNPEMLLPWRMRIKIAKEIAIAVSYLHTALSRTMIHTDIQPFNIFVDSNGTAKLSDFCLCIAIPEGETFVKVHADRVEGTLDYLEYNYAATGLITEYTDVFSFGVLLQNFFTRTYGVVDCCCSEDESLFEEFEDKQNVMNLRISDRISKFVEEGRIFDMLDPKMLESMGDDETEEHKIRRMKAVLMLSLRCTGHRGDVPKMMEVAKELKRIERWT; this is encoded by the coding sequence ATGAGTTGTTGGAGGAAGaagtcgaagaagaagaactcagAAGCAAATCAACGGCAAAGATGGTTCCAAGAGAACGGGAAGGTACTCTTAGAAGATCTCATCGAGCTTTGCAATGGCAAATCCAATCCAATCAAAACCTTCTCTGCTGAAGAAATCCTCCAAGCCACCGATAACTTCAGCGAGAGCAATCTCGTGATTCGGTTCAACTTTATGTACAGAGGTATACTCCAAAACCGTCCTGTTTTGATCAAAAGAGCCACATGGAACTACTACAAATCTGATACATTAGAAAAGATCTGTCGTGACATAGCGGTCTCATCAATGGTTAGTGGTCACAAGAATTTCCTCAAATTGTTAGGATGTTGTCTTGAGTTTGAGCATCCGGTCTTAGTTTGCGAGTATGCAGAACGTATACCATTCAATACTCCAAACCCGGAAATGTTGTTACCGTGGAGAATGCGAATAAAGATTGCCAAAGAGATTGCGATTGCGGTTTCTTACCTTCACACCGCGTTGTCAAGAACTATGATTCATACGGATATACAACCTTTTAACATTTTCGTGGATTCCAATGGGACAGCAAAGCTAAGTGacttttgtctttgtatcgCAATTCCAGAAGGAGAGACATTTGTTAAGGTTCATGCTGATAGAGTAGAAGGAACATTAGATTATCTAGAGTATAACTACGCGGCGACCGGATTGATCACCGAGTATACCGATGTTTTTAGCTTTGGAGTGTTGTTGCAAAACTTTTTCACAAGAACGTACGGAGTGGTTGATTGTTGTTGCAGTGAAGATGAGAGTCTATTTGAAGAGTTTgaagacaaacaaaatgtAATGAATCTAAGGATTTCAGATAGGATATCCAAATTTGTGGAAGAGGGAAGAATCTTTGACATGTTGGATCCAAAAATGTTGGAAAGTATGGGTGATGATGAAACCGAAGAACACAAGATACGACGAATGAAAGCAGTCCTTATGCTCTCACTCAGATGTACTGGTCATAGAGGTGATGTTCCAAAGATGATGGAAGTTGCCAAGGAACTAAAAAGGATTGAGAGATGGACATAG